attatttataaagaggatatacgaataaaataaattgaaaaaatacataattattcaataaaatctaGTGGAAgaaatttagataataatatcaacaaagttctcaattttaattatatctacttACACTTTTTAATGTCCTTTTGTTCTTCATATGGAGGTTTTCTAAAAGCTTCTTCAAAAAACCATATTGCATTCACAAGCCAAACAAATGGAAGTATGGCAAATCCAGCTGGAATAAATAATagtgaacaaaatgaaataccttttatttaaatacatatttcagaatatttgttgggaaaagaaatattttgttaatattacatttttaaattattatgttattccTTAGATTATTTGCCTTCAGGCAGGTTCTTAGATCTGTTTTGGGGCTTCAACTTACCCTTACAATAGTGTTTCAATGCCAAATACATATCCAACCAATAAAGTGTAAAGATTAAGTTTTCTAGTTAGTTACATGATACTTACATAAAACTTCAATAGTgaagtaatataagaaaaattattgactaacaaatattagaattaattgtttttataatggttaaatgAAACATCACTATTTGAGGGGATTTAGATTTGAAACCTAAAATTATTGAATGCAATCACATCCAACCTAacctaaaataatttcttcataaaattatgtttacaatctttgaaataaaatcataccaTACTTTCTAAACTACTAGAAATGTATCAACATACATACATTATTTCTGAGATTCTCATTTTCAGTGATATTATAGATGGTAcacttatagaaaaattattgtataaataggAATAAAAGTATACAACTGTAACATACATAAACAAACATTCGTACACAAGATAACAAAGCACACACAGATAAAACAGtagagatatataaaaataaaattacaggctCCAATAAACATTATTAGGCTATCAGACACACATCCAATCACAAATACAAAATCACTTAGAATTATAAACAACACAATACActagaacaaataatttaaaaaattataattaatatgtttttaactaattatatacAACAATAGCAGTACTACcgagttttgaaatattttatgaaataaattttcaagttatttataaaataatcatattatcttttgtttttatagaacaagaaaacaattaaaatggtacctatacttataaaaaatatttaactgttacgataacacttaaaaaacgacttaattaaaatcaactaatgttaaatttttttaatttaattcaaattcatcCTTGATTAAACCGATGGTAGGAAGTTAGGTTGAAGTAgttatattcaataatttgtaACAACTTTCAACATATTCAACCTTTGCAACATAACATtgatagcaataattttttttgcagttattaatataaaataattcaataaatgacATTAAGATACCCCAAAAAGGTGTAAAAACTATCATTCTGATTTGTAACTCGCAGCTCaaagtttgttataaaatattttcagaagttactgagcaatataaatttaattaatttgtaaacggcggattcttataatataatatattataattaccaaacattttaatataatacgaTATTATCAAAAAGAATAACGATTACTCCTGCAATGTTTGGAGGTACATAGACAATCCTGTAATGTTTggattaacaaacaaaatataacctACCTCTAAAATACCATTTACATAAATACAGTTTATGATCATTCTTCATCCTGGATAaatccatattttaatattaaattattttcaactataaTTTAAAGTGAATTATAAAAGTAAGAGAGATCATAAACGCACCTAACCAAGTAACAGCTGTTTATTAGTACTTAAATTAGAAAATAGATGGCATTACCTTAcccatattgaaaaaaaaataaatagtattttataacacCGGTAGATAGCATGAATGATTGGATTTGCACAAACCgacatcaaaataaatacaaaacaagtaaatgttaatttcgTATTCTTTatacaattcaaatttaaaaaatatgccctttttatttaactaattacttttattctattttatatcaaaaatacaaaatatattgatgaatatttaaatagcTAACCAATTAGAAAAGCTTTTTCGAAATACAGTTAGAAAAATTGTTTGCACATTTAATTTAGCTAGCATTTAAAGATTTACTCAACTATTGCATTAACGcttttaaaattgtcattttattgtatacggattttatttacttttttgcggtagtttaactaatgttaattcgtaaaatattaatatttttatttggactACAatcgtatttttcataaaaatattcactttttttaatgttgtctgatcataatttttattataagaaatattataacacaTCAGTGTgtgattttctttattataatataataaatattatataataaaatatattataagtttaatataatatattatataatttattttgtagaaagcTGGCAAGTTAATAAGAGTTACCtttttaatatcgattttttttcgtTATCCTTTTTTAACACCCTATTTATATGTTAACTaacttttgcaatttaaattgcTGGGCTCGTTAAACCATTTATTATggacaatttataattaaacaaaaatagtagtaataataataataaatcctatTTAAATTTTTCGACGGTTTTAACTTGTGGATGGATAAAATAACTAGAAATAATGCTGTTGAATTTCTTTATTGCGTAAAATatcatatctctctctctctctctctctctctctctctcaatgaggttaaaaatccttttttatttatttaaaaagcaaaacgaaaattggtaaaattaataaaaaattacatttgaaagatcttttatttattttttttattttatcctaataaataaaaaatattttttattttgtcttcgatAATTTAAAAAGCTAATCCCATTTTAATAACACCTCatttaaggaagaaaaagattataaaaatattttgaaatggataAGTTGAAATAGTGAATCGTTATaaacaatataacatttttaataacagctaaaAATGAGAAAGAGTtaaagtatcaaaaattataaaaacgtttttagttcTTAAGTAGGGTCCATTtgaaatctagtttttttttttaaaaaaagttaaaatatcgtTTACATTAAGtaacagttggattttcaatccaTCTTGAAAATTAAAGCATTGATATTTTAGGTCCAATTCAGCCCTttgtttttgaagtttaaaagtttatttattttagtaattatttatttcaataaattgacCTAATTTGGTGAAATGTTATTCAAcgaggctaaaaaaaattattgtctataaaaaaaaaaatatggtcccgTAATGTCACCTTGTTCGATGCAGTAGAAAATCAGATAAAAGCTAGGACGTATGTAGccaaccaaatatttttaaatttctacttattttCGTCAAAGAGTTTTTTACGaggtaaaatagttaaaaataatgatgaatatcCCCCTTCCTTAAATCCGATCGacaaacctttgaaatattaaataacttaataagtacgTTCATCATACTAAAATTCAGTTTTCTAGAaacattatagaaaaaagaaaaaattaaaattagcgaAACTACTAAttgccattttttaaatttgtccaaaATTAACTcccatcaatgccccatataaagACAATTTTTAGACCATTTCCGAAGAATTTATATTAAGTCAAtccgaaaataataaaaattcagttcaaCACACGTATGAACGCTCGAGAACGAATCGTTTAAGAACCaacttttttctgttacttttccGATCTAAATAGCgttgtagctctagaagggaaagtattgtaatcggtccagtttgggcatatgcgtttttcactggatcttgacgttttcacacttAAGGAACACATAAAGCCGGATATTCGTATGTGTGTACGGTGTTGGGCCTCCACATCACCTTATATCATCTCCAGAACTATTGttccgattttgactaaacttggtcagattaccttTATGTATGGggtactgatgccattaaattttcaacttaaaaaggccAAGGGGGTAAGGCTGTACAGCAGTGTTACTTAGTATCTCGAGataatttcgcctaattaaggtcatatttttctcagGCATATTTGTTAccaatcaaaaaataacaatatttgcaaaaaatgctTTACACCAAAAAATGCTGCTGTAGTCGtttgctatattgtgacgtcacaggtgagcgatagaattaaataaattaataatatttaaagtgtaaaagagtAACTCGGTTTGCCTatgtctcaaactcgatcgctaagtcgactcagtacctggtgcgttaagtctcgtggCTACACCAATCTGGTGACCGTACAAgctaaatttgttctatgtaagttgtaaattACATTAGTAATTAGTTAATCGATCGGAATTAGTTAATTCCGatcgtcaccgctagtaccgccacatccgcgggaattaaatacggtatgcttACGCGCTTTAgctagaataattgaattaaataaatgaaaaaaattatattttaataaaacgataaatatttttaattaagtagtgtgtatatgtgtgtaagccgtgcatcagaaacaacccagaGTTGTAAGACTTTCTCGGAAAGCGACTTTAGCCACGTGActgtaaagtcctacaactgtccTACGTCacacggctaaagccgcgttccgggaaagtcctacaactgtgttgtcaactttttttttagattggggAGGTCTTGAaacattaacatttacaaaaactacATAACCCAACATTTGGCCGATCGCTATACTTTTCCTTTATAACAGCAGCATTACTGCACCAATAATTCAGCTATAGTCTGGAAAGTAAAGAATAATTATCcgggtgaaaataattttctacattcttataaatttagaaaatgcattttaaatcaCTTTAGAACTCTCCCCCTACTAAAATTGATCACTTAATATTCCACATTGTTTAACAAGCAAAAAAAAGGTAcgttaattatttcgttttatttcgtCTCAGTTCTTTTTTTGTGGCTGTAAAGGAAGTAAAACTTCTAAGATAAAACAGCATCAGTCAAATTTGCTTTCTctgaataagtttaaaataatataaactttcataatgaaaaattcgaaccagattttataataaaacgtttataataaaaacttatcatctataaatagttttaactcgCCGGGtaagtctagtggttaaactcgtcatctgtaaaatcagttgattttagatagatttcataagaaagctacctattgaaaatggtaccatgattcgacttccggaaaatttcgacatatcttcgcgtttcatatcccccagaccccaaaaccaccgtcagttcaaaaatgtatatatacatttatatacatatatatatatatatatatatatatttcactttcttgtggacacggataactgccgtaatttttcgccagtcactttcaaattgatacataaaatatcatgacccaaaatctcggtcaagtttgttATTGGGCAAAATTGGAcgatggggatggaaatggaggggtttttcgaaaaaaacaaaatataaatataacttttttattaagtaaaatatcaaattcgtttaaagttcctactattctttggataagtgcctaaaacatttatataagtaaactttttggatatcactaaccattgccccagggggtggaaaaaatggggtttcggagaaaaaaaatcatacctcccttaataagcatagtatcgaatcggtttaaaaaggttgttagtcttctaaacattacctaaaacttttgtttgatcAATGATTGATATGActaatccttacggcaagggatgaccaaaatattgctggaattgtaagaaaatggggcttgtcgtatgctaaacatgtgaaaccttttttttacatgcaacattgtcgtattgagtaaatttgaagtgttcttaactttaaggtggaaatcttttttatcccctacttatcaccggtgaaatctatttcCGCTTTCGggcgtgccgaaagggagttTTTGAAGTTGAGATTTCTAacgttcgagtccttgtaaagacaaTTGCTTTTACATTGATTTGATTGCTAGActgcggataccggtgttatttggtgattgggtttcaattaatcgcatATTTCAAGAATGGTCGACGTTCGTCTATTCAAGACTACATTTCTATCGGTACATTTACCCTTACATTGCTCCATGACTGGTCTTAGACGGCTATGGCCAAGCCAGTAGCCGTGATTACAGTTGTTAATCTATACATACACACTCCGATTTGGCAGTAGCTTGAAAAACTGGTTGTAGAAAACGAACTATAAAGATTTTTCAGttgtctttttaattatcctcagcaattatttttattattctcgcACTGGTCTCTGGTATTATTGTTAAAACCGtttatatataaagagaaagagagagagtagagagagagagtgtgtgtgtgagagagagggagggagGATCCATTCATTATTCCTCCTCTTGTGTAGCATAATTGaatgaaatgaggaaaatttaacATCATAACGTAATGTATTTATACTacctacagaatatttttaaaatggtgggctggctgtactttttcagattctacttgtcatactaaacaaaaaatattcttaggaaaaattaCAGGTTTTCCTTCTCCCactatccgccattttgttatttttatataataatttatatctcaagttcggatggacgaatcacattaatatttgagaAACGTCttgataatacaattttaaaattagaaaaaatcagaacttaaatacctttgcaaattacaaaatggcggctacgtttatttttcataagaaaaataagtgtggtaaaacataatatttaccaCAGTCTAAACCTCACcattttcacttttatataaatcataaataaaaagaaagtagtaataaataaCCTAGATTTATGGTCCAAGAAGAACAACACAGTAAACTCTGGAATATAAAGGTTAAAGTAGCTACGTTGAATAGATAAAGAAGagttcaaaaatttcaacatcacaGAAAAATACTGTCTAGatcgaaaagaatacagaaagcaaatttttgaattaaagattcTTGTAGGTGAAAATAAAAACGTCATCAGAggagaatggactgaagaaagaagagctaGAGTCCGAAAGAATGAACTTGTGGAAGAAAAAACTACATTGAAATAATATGCGGGTCCTTGAAGGCCTATTCGCGgagaaaaaaataacctaaaacttcttttattaaatttaacgttgtttatattaatatcaacttcttaaaaaaactattatgtgttttaataaatttaatgtcattgtctaatctAGAGGTGACCCGCGAATAAAGTAGCACTCTCtagatttttatatcctaaaATAATAACTTCAGTCAGGGTAAGACATACATACAGGTTGTATCTTTTTAGGTTCGCTCTTAGCCATTCAGACCGCTATCCTGTCTGCGATGCGGAGGAAACTTCGTACCATGAGTCGGGTGGAAATGTTCAGACCTGAGGATATTCAGCAGGATGCTTCAGGGTGTAAAGCAATGGACTATTATagcaaattataatagaaaagtttaaGAAGAACCTAGAAGCACAGAAAAAACTCGTTTGAGACG
Above is a genomic segment from Lycorma delicatula isolate Av1 chromosome 12, ASM4794821v1, whole genome shotgun sequence containing:
- the pen-2 gene encoding presenilin enhancer, gamma-secretase subunit; this translates as MDLSRMKNDHKLYLCKWYFRAGFAILPFVWLVNAIWFFEEAFRKPPYEEQKDIKKYVTFSGIGATIWIIAIAVWVYTYQTHRAEWGEFGDSLSFIIPTGIK